In Nymphaea colorata isolate Beijing-Zhang1983 chromosome 3, ASM883128v2, whole genome shotgun sequence, a genomic segment contains:
- the LOC116251377 gene encoding uncharacterized protein LOC116251377 yields MGKEFEIRRSSTDRSFFFWSPLSKMAIPMTMERQKQRAISYAELMKQVKAAAPPLPRPSSSSWGGAAKQACICAPTSHPGSFKCRLHRIQQSQKPSVPSSGVQAVCVVPLRSLKRDKVARRCMPPASTKGIRRGASRLSKVETLSQTPAAKVTEAEPPQDALATGTESVPAVHQP; encoded by the exons ATGGGGAAGGAATTCGAGATTCGGCGAAGCTCGACGGACCGCTCCTTTTTCTTCTG gTCTCCGTTGTCGAAGATGGCTATCCCAATGACTATGGAGCGGCAGAAGCAGCGGGCAATCTCTTACGCGGAACTCATGAAGCAAGTGAAGGCAGCAGCGCCGCCCCTTCCCAGGCCGTCGTCCTCTTCATGGGGCGGAGCCGCAAAGCAAGCATGCATCTGTGCGCCTACGTCCCACCCTGGCTCCTTCAAATGCCGCTTGCACCGTATCCAGCAGAGCCAGAAGCCGTCAGTTCCCTCGTCTGGTGTGCAGGCGGTCTGCGTCGTCCCGCTGAGGTCGCTCAAGAGGGACAAGGTCGCCAGGAGGTGCATGCCTCCGGCGAGCACGAAGGGCATCCGTAGGGGAGCCAGTAGGCTAAGCAAGGTCGAGACGCTCTCTCAGACGCCCGCTGCCAAGGTCACCGAGGCCGAGCCTCCCCAAGACGCGCTGGCCACGGGAACGGAAAGCGTGCCTGCGGTGCATCAGCCTTAA
- the LOC116251580 gene encoding ylmG homolog protein 1-2, chloroplastic-like: MAATSTAAFHHPPAISPPPLRRCLHPNQVSLSLHPSFPRKPLILNLPPLNCSPLHRPSQFRVFASSSAPPFPQSPTSPPNPNPLLDSTRTVSFILAAALSFSRRLLDALKSSVSRFTSAISTPSAEELAALHHLQDNLVCAIGPLFFAAVRDRPSGYLNTPLTVVASGLAKWLDIYSGVLMVRVLLSWFPNIPWDRQPLSAIRDLCDPYLNLFRNIIPPVFDTLDVSPLLAFAVLGTLGSILNSSRGI, translated from the coding sequence ATGGCGGCGACTTCCACGGCGGCGTTCCACCACCCACCGGCCATCTCTCCTCCGCCACTTCGGCGGTGTCTCCACCCCAACCAGGTAAGCCTCTCCCTCCATCCTTCCTTTCCCAGGAAACCCCTGATTCTAAACCTTCCCCCTCTGAACTGTTCTCCCCTCCACCGGCCTTCCCAATTCAGGGTCTTTGCCTCCTCCTCGGCTCCACCGTTTCCCCAATCCCCGACCTCCCCACCAAATCCCAACCCTCTCCTCGATTCCACTCGCACCGTCTCCTTCATCCTCGCCGCAGCCCTCTCCTTCTCTCGCCGCCTTCTCGACGCCCTGAAGAGCTCCGTCAGCAGGTTTACTTCTGCCATCTCCACACCCTCCGCTGAGGAGCTCGCCGCGCTCCATCACCTCCAGGACAACCTCGTCTGCGCGATTGGCCCACTCTTCTTCGCTGCCGTTCGGGACCGCCCGTCTGGGTATCTGAATACGCCGCTGACAGTGGTTGCCTCCGGATTGGCTAAATGGTTGGATATATATAGTGGGGTGCTGATGGTTAGAGTTTTGCTCAGTTGGTTCCCCAACATCCCCTGGGACAGGCAGCCGCTCTCGGCCATCAGAGATCTGTGCGACCCTTACTTGAATCTCTTCAGGAATATCATTCCGCCCGTCTTTGATACTTTGGATGTCAGCCCTCTTCTTGCCTTTGCGGTTTTGGGTACGCTTGGTTCGATTTTGAACAGTAGTAGGGGGATTTGA
- the LOC116251581 gene encoding uncharacterized protein LOC116251581: MAPRRIDIVEVSVENLQKNWQRRQWWESLFKTKEVVDDREASCSSCQWLFKTRDAGDKGASWRTGLASLLQSTPAHAIVLVFLLLDLVFTVISISSCPSVPRRKGGLFWGGIAILITLIVKDIVVMVVLGLSFFKHAGYVMEITALVLALCLEIFLKAESAGLLVLVNSWRVVRMIQSIFGMSDEAIETQITNIESQFEDLRVQTAQMEQLIRKKNERIAELENGCHNQQRPRGKL; this comes from the coding sequence ATGGCACCAAGAAGAATCGACATAGTGGAAGTTTCCGTTGAAAACTTGCAGAAGAACTGGCAGAGAAGGCAATGGTGGGAGTCCTTATTCAAGACAAAGGAAGTAGTAGACGACAGGGAAGCTTCTTGCTCTTCCTGCCAGTGGCTGTTCAAAACAAGGGATGCAGGCGACAAGGGAGCTTCTTGGAGGACAGGTCTAGCAAGCCTCCTTCAATCTACTCCAGCTCATGCCATCGTCCTGGTCTTCCTCCTTCTCGACCTGGTTTTCACAGTGATCAGCATTTCATCATGCCCGTCTGTTCCGCGGAGGAAGGGCGGGCTGTTCTGGGGAGGGATTGCCATCTTGATCACACTCATTGTAAAAGATATAGTGGTGATGGTGGTCTTGGGTCTGAGCTTCTTCAAGCACGCGGGCTACGTCATGGAGATCACTGCACTCGTTCTTGCTCTGTGCCTGGAGATCTTTCTCAAGGCTGAGAGTGCTGGCCTCCTGGTTCTGGTAAACTCATGGCGGGTGGTACGGATGATACAGAGCATTTTTGGTATGAGCGATGAAGCAATCGAGACACAGATTACCAACATAGAATCACAATTTGAAGATCTTAGAGTCCAGACTGCCCAGATGGAGCAATTGATAcggaagaaaaatgagaggattGCTGAGTTAGAAAATGGATGCCACAATCAGCAGAGACCCCGTGGGAAGCTTTAA